TTATAGGTAATCATCAGATCACCGAAGGTGCCGTCGCCCCTGTCGTAACCCTTGCCGCGCACACGAACCTTCGTGCCGTTCTGGGTCTCTGGCTTAATCTTCAGCTTAATCTTCGAACCATTGCTCAAGGTGATGATTCCCTCGCCACCCAGCAAGGCTGTGTACATGTCGATGTTCACGTTCATGTTCATCTCGCCTGTATTGGTTCGGGCACTCTGGCTACCGCAGCCGCTGTTGCAGCCGCCAGTTCCGAAATCAGCACCAGCACCATAGCCGGCGTTGGCTCCTCCGCCGAAACCTCCGAAGCCACCAAAGCCGCCGAAACCGGCGCCTTGCTGACCGCCACGGGCACGGCCTCCGCCGAAGAGATTTTCGAAGAAGCTGGAGAATCCGCCTCCGCCATTTCCGAAACTGCTGAAGTCGAAGCCCTCGAAAGGATTTCCTCCGGCTCCTCCAGCACCACCGGCTCCACCACCGAAGCCGCCACCACCAAAGCCACCGGCGTTCTTCCAGTTCTCGCCAAACTGATCGTATTTGGCGCGCTTATCAGGGTCGGAAATCACCTCGTATGCCTCGTTCAGCGCCTGGAACTTAGCCTTCGCCTTCGGGTCATTCGGGTGCAAATCCGGATGGAATTGTTTTGCACGTTTACGATATGCTGCCCTCACATCCTTCTGGGGGATGTTCTTGTCAACACCGAGAATCTTGTAATAATCTACAAATGCCATATTATAAAACCTCCTATTTTTATGTTTTTAATAAGAATCCAACAAAAAGTATGCCGTAATTGGCAACTTTTTTGTAATTTTGCACATGAATTTAAATAATAAATAAAAAATAGTATGAAACAACTGTTCGCAGCGCTCCTCATGGCGCTCACCTTTAATTCGCAGGCAATGGCACAACAGCGTACCGTAAAACTGAGAGTAGTTCAGACTAGTGATGTTCATGGAGCTTTCTTTCCATACGACTTCATCAACCGCAAGCCCAAGGCGGGAACCCTGGCGCGCGTATCCTCTTACGTCAACGATTTGCGCAAGACCTACAAGGACAACGTCATCCTCCTGGAGAACGGCGACATCCTGCAGGGCCAGCCTACCTGCTACTATTATAATTATGTGAACACCCAGGCACGCAATGTGGCTGCCGACGTAGTCAACTATATGAAGTATGACGCCCAGGCGTTCGGAAACCACGATGTGGAAACGGGTCATGCCGTGTATGATAAATGGATTAAGGAACTGAACTGTCCGGTGCTCGGCGCCAACATCATCAACACCAAGACGGGCGAACCTTACGTGAAGCCTTACATCATCCTGAACCGTGAGGGCGTGAAGATTGCCGTGCTCGGAATGCTGACACCAGCCATTCCCAACTGGCTGACAGAAAACCTCTGGAGCGGACTTAAGTTTGAAAACATGGTAACCTGTGCCCGGAAATGGATGAAGCACATCCAGGAGACGGAGAAGCCAGACGTGGTGATTGGCGTTTTCCACAGCGGTAAGGACGGTGGCATTGTCACCCCGGAATACGAGGAGGATGCCTCCCTGCGTGTAGCAAAGGAAGTGCCAGGTTTCGACATGGTGCTCTTCGGCCACGACCACACCCGCTGCAACGAGACCGTCACCAACGTGGAAGGCAAGCCAGTGGTCTGTCTCGACCCTGCCAACAACGCCCTCAACGTGGCTGACGCCGAGGTAACGCTCACCTTAAATAAAAAGAAGGTGAATGGCAAGAAGCAGTATGTGGTGACTGACAAGAAGGTGACGGGCTCCCTGCCCGATGTGACAAAATGTCCTATCGACGAAGACTTCATGAAGGCGTTCGAGCCTCAGATAGCCGAAATCAACCAGTTTGTGAGCAAGCAAATTGGTACATTCAAGAACACCATCCACAGCCGCGAGTCGTTCTTCGGCAGTTGCGCGTTCAATGATTTCATCCTCAATCTGCAGCTCGACATCACCAAGGCCGACATCGCCTTCAACGCCCCATTGCAGTTCAACGCCACCATCCAGGCGGGTCCTATCTGCGTAGGCGACATGTTCAACCTCTATAAATATGAGAACCAGCTCTACGTGATGCGCCTCACCGGCGAGGAAATCCGCAAGCATCTGGAGATGAGCTACGACCTCTGGGTGAACACGATGAAGAGTCCTGACGACCATCTCCTCCTGCTCGACACCCACACCAAGGGCGACCAGCAGCGCCTGGGATTCAAGAATCTCTCGTTCAATTTCGACAGTGCTGCCGGCATTGATTACGAGGTGGATGTTACGAAGCCAGATGGCGAGAAGGTGAAGATTCTGCGCATGAGCAACGGTCAACCTTTCGACGAGAAGAAGTGGTACAAGGTGGCAGTAAACAGCTATCGTGGCAATGGCGGCGGTGAGCTCCTTACCCATGGTGCCGGCATTCCGAAAGACAGTCTGGAGAGCCGCATCATCTACCGCAGCGAGCGCGACCAGCGTTACTATCTGATGGAAGCGATAGAGAAGATGGGAACCGTAGAGGCAAAGGCCAACAACAACTGGAAGTTCGTGCCGGAAGCATGGACC
The Segatella copri DNA segment above includes these coding regions:
- a CDS encoding DnaJ domain-containing protein, which produces MAFVDYYKILGVDKNIPQKDVRAAYRKRAKQFHPDLHPNDPKAKAKFQALNEAYEVISDPDKRAKYDQFGENWKNAGGFGGGGFGGGAGGAGGAGGNPFEGFDFSSFGNGGGGFSSFFENLFGGGRARGGQQGAGFGGFGGFGGFGGGANAGYGAGADFGTGGCNSGCGSQSARTNTGEMNMNVNIDMYTALLGGEGIITLSNGSKIKLKIKPETQNGTKVRVRGKGYDRGDGTFGDLMITYNVKLPTGLNEKQKELLRQMKEAQ
- a CDS encoding bifunctional metallophosphatase/5'-nucleotidase; this translates as MKQLFAALLMALTFNSQAMAQQRTVKLRVVQTSDVHGAFFPYDFINRKPKAGTLARVSSYVNDLRKTYKDNVILLENGDILQGQPTCYYYNYVNTQARNVAADVVNYMKYDAQAFGNHDVETGHAVYDKWIKELNCPVLGANIINTKTGEPYVKPYIILNREGVKIAVLGMLTPAIPNWLTENLWSGLKFENMVTCARKWMKHIQETEKPDVVIGVFHSGKDGGIVTPEYEEDASLRVAKEVPGFDMVLFGHDHTRCNETVTNVEGKPVVCLDPANNALNVADAEVTLTLNKKKVNGKKQYVVTDKKVTGSLPDVTKCPIDEDFMKAFEPQIAEINQFVSKQIGTFKNTIHSRESFFGSCAFNDFILNLQLDITKADIAFNAPLQFNATIQAGPICVGDMFNLYKYENQLYVMRLTGEEIRKHLEMSYDLWVNTMKSPDDHLLLLDTHTKGDQQRLGFKNLSFNFDSAAGIDYEVDVTKPDGEKVKILRMSNGQPFDEKKWYKVAVNSYRGNGGGELLTHGAGIPKDSLESRIIYRSERDQRYYLMEAIEKMGTVEAKANNNWKFVPEAWTKPAAQRDYDLLFGKKK